A window of Ammospiza caudacuta isolate bAmmCau1 chromosome 20, bAmmCau1.pri, whole genome shotgun sequence genomic DNA:
tATAGGTCAGATTTGGCAACTCTGAGGCTGGGAAAGCACCTCTGTATTGTCTTGTGATTTCTCTCTAGTCTTGTGTTTTCTGGGCAGGAAAGCCGGCTGTAGTCAAGAGGGTGATGAACACCCAAGGAGCAGCATCCCAGGCaagggcagcccagcccaggagcatTCTGTGCCCCAGGATTTGGTGCTGGGGCCATACATGGAGAGGTGCAAATCTGCAGGGGGTGTATCCTGAGTGTGGCTGCCTCACTGTGCTGTGAAACTGTGGGGCAGAGTGGTTGGTGGATGGACAGGAGCAGGTGAAGATCCCAGGAATGGGGTGCTGGATGTCTCCCCTACCCCTGCGGACATCCCAACCCCATGTTTGGCACTGCAGAGCAATACAGGAGCCCCAGATTGTCCCTGTTCTGGGACTCTGAGCTGAGAGGGGATGGAGGATAGATGTTTTGGAGAAAGGGAAGTTGAGGGGAGTACTGGGGTTTATCCCATGCCCAggatgcagggacaggctggagaggctggatcatccagtgctgcagctgcctccccTCAGGACAGTCCCTGGCTGTGTGCCCAGGCACTTGTGGGAATTTCCCTCTCAAGCCTTTCTGGTTTCAGTTTCCAGTTGCTGGACTTAGGGAACgtttccttccctgcctgcagcgGCAGAAGGCATCAGGAGATCAGAAGACCTTCATGGTCCCATGGGCAAAACACGGGATAGCCTGGTTTTCTCTGGCCTTTTTGAGGGCATGAACCCTGTGGCTGTTCCCTCTCTCCCAGCTTCACTTGAAGAAGCCCTGGGAGGAGAAAGGTGCCAGGGACACCCTCAGTCCCAGTGCCCACCTTTTCTCCCGGCTGGTCACTGCTCCCAAACCCATAATGAACATCCTGGAATGGCCTCTCTCAGCCACTCCTGGAGAGCGGATAGTTGGATCTTGGCCTCACACCTCAGCCTCTTcaatttctgtcttttcaaCTTGCACTGGCCACTTTGTCCAAGAATCCTTTCTCCTAAACCAACCCATTTATACATCCCATCCTTGGTGCTGCCCTGTGGAAAGTGGGGGCTGGATGGATCAGGCTAAGTACAAACATGGTCTGTGTATCTGCTCAAGTCCAGGTGGGAACTCGAAGGTCTCTCTGCTTGAgccttttttctctccttgtttctgcttttctttcccaatCCTGCTCTACTCCAGGTGAGTCCACCCACCCAGACCCACAGGATCactaaggctggaaaagacctccaggatGGTGGCTCCAgccattccccagcactgccaagacCACCCAcgtccctaagtgccacatccacacatctgTTAAATTCCTGGGATGGAGactctgcccctgccctgggcagaggtGATGGTGAGCAAGGAGAGGTCAGGAGACAACCTGAGGATCTGCAGAGCACTGTGGCACCAGCAGGGCTTGGGCCTGCTTTACAGACAGTTTACTCACACTGGTTTTCTGTCCCTCATAACCAGTTCTGAGGGACACAGCCCAAATTGTCCCCatcctctgcagagccccagcagggatATGGGACCAGCAGTCTCATTTTCTACCCACAAAGTTACCAGCCAGTTTTAAGTGTCAACCGCAGGCTGATAAAGTGCTTTTGTTGGTTTTactttgtgctttttaaaacaaaatcttgTTTCCTGCCCAAGGAAGCTGCAGAACAACAGTGAATTGGTGCTTGTCTTGCAATAAACATTAACAGAGCATCCCAAGAGTTTAGCCTGGCTCAGGCTACATTCCAAAGGAGCCTGTGCCAGGGATGTAGTCCTGGCCATCCCCCTTTCCTCTcaccacagggacacccctgAATCCCCACCCTGAGATTTCCAGGCATTTATTTGCCAAAtctgcagtggcacagcccCACTAGCTCTCAGCCTTGGCTATGATGTGATGGGGGAAAGGGCTGGGAAGAAGTGCAGGgactgggaagggctgggaggtgctggggctgatgctgctgtggtgctgggatcAGGGAGGCCAAGCAGAAGGGAAGGCTTTTAGGACTAAGAAGGCTGGGGCACTTCCAGCTGAGAagttaggtttttttccctacatCCCCAAAAATAGTTTTAGTGGGGTCCCCATTTTCCAAACAGAAGGGGAACAACCAGTGATGACACAGAGATAAAACAGCTTTATTCATTGGCACCAGCACAAAACAGCAATTTGAGAATAAGGCTGAACACTGTGGTTCCACAACAAGCATCCTGTAAGTAACCAGGGTACCACTTCCTTCTCTAGGGACAGATCTTACTCTCAGCATCTATTGCACCATTACAAAATTCAGTAGGAAAATTAATCCTGGGCTCATAAAACAGCACTCAGAGATAATTCCAACCCACAGATAGCTCTGGGATGAAATGCCCCTCCCATTCTAGCAGTGGAGGCACAAGGTGGGGCTCAGTTTAGCCACATCACACAGCAGGGCACCCCAAGATGGGTCTGCAAGGCCAAGAGGTCTTCAGCATCATGTCTGCCCGAAGTGTAGCTGAATTATTGTGGACAAATGACACCTTTGCAAGGCAAAACAAACTTCCAGGGTCCTAAGGTGGCTCAGCAGGTCCTGGTGCTTGGCAGTAGCATTGCAAGGTCTGTGCCAAACTCTCCTGGGTGGTCTGGCAGGACTTCTCAGCTTCCAGTGctcactgcagctccaggctgttcACGTATTCCTTCACCCACCTGGCATCAGGGTTAGCACAGATCTCCCGCTTCTTCCTGGTCACAAACCTGGCAAGTCATGAGTCCAGGGGGAAAAGGGGCATCAGGGACTGGGGTCATGTTATTGGGTCATCTCTCACAAACTCTCAAGCATCCTTGAGCTGCAGAGTGTGCTAAAACCCAGGGGGAGATCAGGGTCCCTTGGGAGACCCTGCCATGCTCAGATATCTGTCCCCTTGTCCTGTGCACAGGGTGAGCCCGGGTGCAGTGTGGAATGTTGTGTGCATTGAGTTCATCAAGCTCTGGAAGGTCTTGCTGCCCCCTGACCTCCTTCCCATGCCTTACTCCCAGCATCAGGACAGTCCAAGCAGACCAAGGGACCACTTATTTCTCAGCTGAGGAGGGTGAGGGCTTACACAGTGCACATGGGACCTGGCTGGCTGctcccttccccaggtgtgGTGCCTTACAGCATCCTGGCCCTGTTGGATGTGAAGCCAGGAGCCCGGAGGCTGGCAGAGCCTCCCCTCACGGCCTGGGCTGGTACTTACACAACTGCTGGCTGGGAGCACTTGCTGCTGGTGTAGAAATACTCCTGCACATGGCTCTGAGGCAGCTTTCGTGAGACATAGCTGAAGCAGCACAAACCCATGTCAGACCCCACTGCAAGAGATCAGGAAATCCAGCCTGAGACCATTACTCAATAAATTGTACTTTCCTGGCTGAGAGCACAGACAACCACCTCCGTAATCAGCTGAActgtcccttctcctcctgttttccctaaaaatcagcaaaaaattGCTGTGAACAGAGAAACTtgataaaaaaatattgctaGGATTGTTTGTTAAATGTTTTACAATAACATCCAGGGTAAAAATCCCTATTGTCACCCTGTGTCCACTCCTAAGGGCCAGCAAGAAAATGAGGGGAGAGGAAACCTGAAACCTTTTATACCAGTAAAATTCATCCCTAAAATAAAAGGATATTAGAAAGGAAGACCAGCTGAAATAAATCAGGAGAAGTTATTCAAACAGGTTTCCAACATTTGCAGCTGACTTTTGTGAGTTCTGCTCCAAATTGCAGGCAGTCAGAGCTAAAGTCCaccccaggagagcagagggatgctGTACTCACATGGAGCAGGAAGGGCCTGAGAAAAGAGGTGAGCAACCAGGATGATGGAGAGGCAGAGTGTGGAGATGTTCATCCTGGACAGGGATAAGCAGAGGCAGGATCAGAGCAGGTTCCTCCTGTGCCTTTTGTGAGGTGCTGGCTTAGTCCTTGCTCTTTATAGGGACAGTGGCCAGTCAGTCAGAATTGAAAGCAAACATGGAATTTCCAAAACATAATAGAGCTGATGTCACGGCACCTTTGCCtcaaaaatactgaagaaaaaaaaaaaaaaaaaaaagaaacagctggCTGAGGAAGTAGCAGAATAGCCTTTGTGTGAAGGGAGGTAAGCGTGAGCAAATCAGCCT
This region includes:
- the LOC131566446 gene encoding C-C motif chemokine 5-like gives rise to the protein MNISTLCLSIILVAHLFSQALPAPLGSDMGLCCFSYVSRKLPQSHVQEYFYTSSKCSQPAVVFVTRKKREICANPDARWVKEYVNSLELQ